The DNA sequence AGTATTAGCTAATGCTAATTCTTTACCATATATTTTAGCTTCTTCTTCTTTCATTAAAACTCTAAGTCCACCTTGAGCTAGAGCAATCATCTCATCTTCGCCTGGGTAAACCTTTGCCTGAGCTACAAATTTTATTCTATCTATTATCATGTTAGTAAACATCTTTGAATATGCAATTCCACCTGTTAATAAAACTGCATCCACTTCTCCATTTAAAACAGCTGCACAAGCTCCTATTTCTTTTGCAACTTGATAAGCCATAGCTTCATATACTATTTTAGCTTTCTCATTTCCTTCTTCTATCATAGATTCTACTTCTCTACCATCATTAGTATTTAAGTATGCTACTAATCCACCATTTCCTTTTATTCTTTTCTTTATATCTTCTTGTGTGTATTCTCCACTAAAGCACATTTTAACTAAATCTCCAACTGGAAGACCTCCACTTCTCTCAGGTGAGAATGGACCTTCTCCATCTAAAGCATTAGCTACATCTATGACAGAACCCTTTAAATGAGCTCCAACAGATATTCCTCCACCCATATGAGCAACTATAAAGTTACAATCCTCATATTTTTTATTTAAATCTTTAGCTGCTCGTCTTGCTGTAGCTTTTTGATTTAAAGCATGGAATATACTTTTTCTAGTTATCTCAGGCATGCCTGATATTCTAGCTACATCATTTAATTCATCTACAACAACTGGATCCACTATATATGAAGGTATTCCTACACTATCTCCTATTTCTTTAGCTATTAATCCACCTAGATTTGATGCATGTTCTCCTAAAATTCCCACTTTTAGGTCTTCTATCATTTCATCATCTACACTGTATGTACCACCTGTTATAGGCTTTAAAAGCCCCCCTCTTCCTACTACAGCATCTAATTCTGATGTACTTATTCCGCCTTCTTTTAAAGCATCTTCTATTACTTTCTTTCTGAATTCAAATTGGTCTGATATTTTTTGATATTTGCTTATTTCTTCTGAAGTGTGTCTTAGTGTTTTTTCAAATAATAATTCTTCATTATCAAAAACAGCTATCTTAGTTGATGTTGATCCCGGATTTATTGTTAAGATTTTAAATTTTTTCTCCATATTAAGCCCCCTGTTTATTTTGTTTTAACCTTTTGCAGCCATTAAAACTCCTAATGCTATAGAGTTTAATTTAGTTTCTTCACTATCAGCTCTTGAAGTTAATATTATTGGTGCCTTAGCTCCAACTATTACCCCAGCATTTTTACTTTCTGCGAAAAATACTAATGATTTATACAGTATATTCCCAGCTTCTATATCTGGCGCTAAAAGTATATCTGCTTTCCCTGCAATTGGATTATCCATTCCCTTA is a window from the Paraclostridium sordellii genome containing:
- the buk gene encoding butyrate kinase, translated to MEKKFKILTINPGSTSTKIAVFDNEELLFEKTLRHTSEEISKYQKISDQFEFRKKVIEDALKEGGISTSELDAVVGRGGLLKPITGGTYSVDDEMIEDLKVGILGEHASNLGGLIAKEIGDSVGIPSYIVDPVVVDELNDVARISGMPEITRKSIFHALNQKATARRAAKDLNKKYEDCNFIVAHMGGGISVGAHLKGSVIDVANALDGEGPFSPERSGGLPVGDLVKMCFSGEYTQEDIKKRIKGNGGLVAYLNTNDGREVESMIEEGNEKAKIVYEAMAYQVAKEIGACAAVLNGEVDAVLLTGGIAYSKMFTNMIIDRIKFVAQAKVYPGEDEMIALAQGGLRVLMKEEEAKIYGKELALANTL